The DNA sequence GATGAAGTGGTATGGCTTGATGATGACTGGACAGTGGTTACAGATGATAATTCATTGGCAGCACATTATGAAAACACTATTTTGATAACAGAGGGTGAGCCTGAGATTCTTTCTCTGAGAAAATTATGATAAATACAGGTGATATTGTAATATCAATAATGGGTCATGATAGAGGAGAGTATTATTTAGTAATAGAATGTGACAATAATTATATATATGTTGCAGATGGCAGACTAAAGACTCTTGATAAGCCAAAGAAAAAGAATATAAAGCATATTAGAAGACTTGGAAAAAGTGATGAATTTATTGATATAAAAAACAGTGGTGATAACTTTAACGATGTTAAGTTAAAATATCTCTTGAAAAAGTGGAGGAATAAATGTCTAAATCAGACGTTATAGAGATTGAAGGAACAGTTGTTGAGAAGTTACCTAATGCTATGTTTCAGGTAGAACTTGAGAATGGGCATCAGGTATTGGCACATATCAGTGGCAAACTTAGAATGAATTATATAAGAATTTTGCCGGGTGATAAAGTTACTATCGAATTATCTCCATATGATTTGACTAAAGGACGAATCATTTGGCGTGATAAATAAAATAAGACCTTGCATATTATAGTAGTTAATGCTATAATACCATGGCGTCTTTATTAGTAGCGATGAAAGGAGAGTTACAATGAAGGTCAGATCTTCAGTGAAACCGATTTGCGAAAAATGCAAAATAATTAAGAGAAAAGGTTCCATAAGAGTAATTTGTGAGAACCCAAAGCACAAGCAGAGACAAGGTTGATCTGCATAGGAATAAGGAGGAAGTAGGTAAATGGCTCGTATAGCAGGCGTTGATTTACCAAGAGAAAAGCGTGTTGAGATTGGTTTGACATATATCTATGGTATAGGTCTTACAAGTTCAAAGCGTATCTTGAAAGCAGCTGGTGTAAATCCTGATACAAGAGTAAAGGATCTTACAGATGATGAAGTAAAAGAGTTGGCACAGGTTATTTCTGATACTCAGATGGTAGAGGGTGATCTTAGAAGAGAGATTGCTATGAACATCAAGAGATTACAGGAAATAGGATGTTATCGTGGTATTCGTCATAGAAAGAATCTTCCGGTTCGCGGACAGAAAACTAAGACAAATGCAAGAACACGTAAGGGTCCAAGAAAGACAGTAGCAAACAAGAAAAAATAATAGATAATATAGTCTATTCATTTTTTCGAAAAGTAATTTTCGCTGTATGTTTTAAAAACAGGAGCGTAGTAAAGTTTAAAAAGGTAGGTTAGTTTAATGGCAAAGAATGCGTCCACCAAGAAGGTGACAAAAAAGCGCGTAAAGAAAAACGTTGAACGCGGACAGGCACATATTCAGTCATCATTTAACAATACAATTGTTACATTAACTGATACCCAAGGTAATGCAATATCATGGGCAAGCGCCGGTGGTCTAGGATTTAGAGGTTCAAAGAAATCTACTCCATATGCGGCATCTATGGCTGCAGAAACTGCTGCAAAGGCAGCTTTAGTACATGGACTTAAGTATGTAGATGTTATGGTAAAAGGACCTGGTTCAGGAAGAGAAGCAGCTATTCGTGCGTTGGCTGCATGTGGAATAGAAGTAACAAGTATTAAGGATGTAACTCCGGTACCACACAATGGATGTCGTCCACCAAAACGCAGAAGAGTCTAATAGGAGGTACTAAAAGTGGCAATTAATAGAGTTCCCGTTCTTAAAAGATGCAGATCTCTTGGCCTTGAGCCGGGTTTTCTGGGAATAGATAAAAAGTCTAATAGAGATACAAAAAGAGCTAATCGTAAGCTTAGTGAGTACGGTTTGCAGCTTAGAGAAAAGCAAAAAGCAAAGTTCATCTATGGTGTATTGGAGAAACCGTTTAGAAACTATTATGCTAAGGCTGAGAGAATGAAGGGTCAGGTTGGTGAGAACCTTATGATTCTCTTAGAGAGAAGACTTGATAATGTTGTTTTCCGTATGGGATTCGGTAGAACAAGAAAAGAAACAAGACAGATCGTTGATCATAAGCATGTTTTGGTAAATGGTAAATGTGTAAATATTCCATCTTATCTTGTAAAAGCAGGAGATGTTATAGAGATTAAAGAGAAGGCAAAATCATCTGCAAGATATAAGGAAGTTGTAGAGTCAACAGCCGGAAGAATTGTACCGGCTTGGATTGATGCAGATCTTGAAAATTTAAAAGGTACTGTAAAGAGCCTCCCTACAAGAGAAGAAATTGATGTTCCTGTAGACGAACTTCTTATCGTTGAGTTGTACTCTAAGTAATAGGAATCTTAACAGCTGATACTTATTTTCGTATCAGCTGATTTGCTAATAATAGAAATATTTTAGCCTTGAAGTATTAACCAAGTCTCAAATGTTAGAGACATAGATATAGTTTATCTAAAAGGAGGGACAATCGTGTTTGATTTTGAAAAACCCAATATTGAGATTGCAGAGATTTCCGAGGACAAGAAGTTCGGCAGATTCATATGTGAACCACTGGAGAGAGGTTATGGAACAACTTTAGGTAATTCCCTAAGAAGAATCATGCTCTCATCCCTCCCAGGATCAGCTGTCAGTCAAGTTAAGATTGATGGTGTGTTGCATGAATTTTCTTCCATACCTGGAGTAAAAGAAGATGTAACAGAGATCATAATGAATGTAAAAAGCTTGGCAATCAAAAACACATCAAATGATGATGAGCCGAAGGTTGCTTATATAGATTTTGACGGTGAGGGAGTTATCACTGCAGAAGATATTCAATGTGATCCAAGTATTGAAATTATTAATAAGGACCAGGTTATTGCGACTGTTTCAGAAGGCAAGTTCTATATGGAATTGACAATAACAAATGGCAGAGGTTATGTAAGTTCAGATAAAAACAAGGGAGAGGATACTCCTATAGGTGTTATAGCAATTGATTCTATCTATACTCCTGTAGAGAGAGTAAATCTTCTTGTAGAGAACACACGTGTAGGTCAGATGACAGACTTTGATAAGTTAACACTTGATGTTACTACAAATGGTACATTGGCACCTGACGAGGCGGTGAGTTTAGCTGCTAAAGTTTTGAGCGAGCATCTCAATTTATTTATAGACTTATCTGATAATGCCAAAACTGTTGATGTAATGGTAGAAAAAGCAGAGGATGACAAGGAAAAAGTTCTGGAGATGAATATAGATGAACTTGAGTTGTCAGTAAGATCTTATAATTGCTTGAAGAGAGCAGGAATCAATACAGTTGAAGAATTGTGTTCACGTACCTCAGATGATATGATGAAAGTCAGAAATCTGGGTAGAAAATCATTAGAGGAAGTCCTTCAAAAGCTTGAGGATTTAGGGCTTCACCTTCGTGAAAGCGAAGAAGCATAAAAAAGAATAAATAGACATATATAATAAGACCAATGTTTGCATATATATGTTTCCGATGGAGGAGTAAAAATGGCAAAGTATAGAAAACTTTCAAAGACATCCAGTCAGAGAAAAGCATTATTAAGAAACCAGGTTACAGCACTTTTACAGCATGGAAAGATTGTAACTACAGAAGCTAGAGCAAAAGAGATCAGAAAGATCGTTGAGCCACTTATAGCATTAGCTGTTAAGGAGAAGGATAACTTCGACCTTGTGAAGGTAAATGCAAAGGTTGCAAGAAAAGATGCTGATGGTAAGAGAGTAAAAGAAGTTGTAGATGGTAAGAAAGTTACTGTTTATGATGAGGTAGAGAAGGAAATTAAGAAAGATAGACCTTCAAGACTTCATGCGAGAAGCAAGATTAATGCTGTAGTATATGTTCCAACAGAGTTACCTTCAAAGGTAGCCGGAAAGAAGAAAAATACAAAGTCTGTTGACTTGGCAAAGAAGCTCTTTGATGAGTATGGTCCAAAGTATGCTGATCGTAAGGGTGGATACACAAGAATAGTTAAGATCGGTCTTCGTAAGGGCGATGCAGCTATGGAAGTTTTACTTGAGTTAGTATAATATATCAATGAATAGCAGTCTATGACTGCTATTTTTTTGCAAAAATTTAACAGCTTTAGTTTGAGTTTACAGAATATTTATGATATAATTCGATAACTATGACAGGAGATTCTTTTATGATTGAGAAAAAACTTAGAGGATATATTCTGCCAAATATCTTGGCAACTACCGGTACATCATGCTATGTACTTGCAGACACAATTTTTATATCAATGGCGGAGGGTGCAAATGGCATCACAGGTTTGAACTTAGCACTGCCGATATTTGCAATAACTTTTGCAATAGGAGCTATGATTGGTATAGGTTCTGCAACAAAATATGCATTGCTGAAATCACTTGGAGATAAAAAGGAAGCAGATAAATATTTTTCAAATTCATTTATTTGGAGTTTATTGTTTAGCTTACCTTTTTTAATTCTTGGTATTTTTGTTCCTGATTTAGTTTTAAGAGTTTTTGGAGCTGACGAAGTTATTGAGGCTGTTACGCATACATATACACGTATTATTCTTTGTTTATCACCATTTTTTATGCTGAATTTTACATTTACATCCTTTGTAAGAAATGATAATTCACCAAGGATAGCTATGGCGGCAACCCTCATTAGCGGTATTTTTAATATTATATTTGATTATGTACTTATGTTTCCGTTGGGTATGGGAATGGCAGGCGCAGCACTTGCAACAGGCCTTTCACCTATTGTAAGTATGTGTATTTGTATGACTCATTATTTATCAAAAAAGAACAGCATACGCTTTGACCCTATATTGCCTTCTCTTAAACGTCTACTCTTAGCCTGTAGTCTGGGAGTTGTAGCATTTGTAGGTGAGATATCAAATGGTGTGATTACTATGATTTTCAACTATATATTATTGGCACTTGTAGGTAATATAGCAGTTGCGGCATATGGAGTTATAGCAAACTCAGCATTGGTAGGTGTAGCAATGCTAAATGGTGTTTCACAAGGATTACAGCCGGTGGCAAGTGAAACTTATGGTAAAGCTGAGAAAAAAGATTTAAAGAAAATATTTTTGTATTCACTCACAGTGGGTATGATCATAGCAGGAGCTTTAGTGGTAGTGGTAATGGCTTTTGCACCAAATATTATAGCTGCTTTTAACAGTGAACATTCTGATATATTGGCAGAGTATGCTACTATAGGTATTAGAATTTATTTTATAGGATTCTTACCTGCTGCATTTAATATTATTATAGCAGGTTTTTATAGTGCTACAGGTAGAGGAAAGGAATCCTCACTGATAGCCATATCAAGGGGTATAGTTGCAATAATTGTGTTTGCATTAGTTTTATCCGGAATCTTTGGAATAATAGGAGTATGGAGTTCATTTTTTGCAGCGGAAATGTTTACTGCAATATTATGCTTAATACTGATGAGAAAAACTTTTTAAAAATTTTGCAAAGCATGCAATAAAACGATATTCTCATGCATTAATATAGTGAAAGGATGATTTTAAAATGCTTAATTTTGTGGCAATCTTAGAGGAGGGATCAAAAGCTTCGTCAACGGTGGATGATAAACTTATAAAAGATATCGCAAAGGGAAGTATGGAGGCTTTACATACTTTATATGAAAAAACTCATAAAAGTGTATATGCCTTTGCCCTTTCAATAACAAAAAATACTCATGATGCAGAGGATATTTTGCAGGATACTTTTTTGAAAATCTATCAAAAAGCAGCAGATTACACCTCATATGATAAACCTATGGCATGGATTTTTACAATAGCAAGAAATTTTGCACTAATGAAGATTCGTGACGGTAAAAAAGAGGGTAGTTTAGAAG is a window from the Lachnoanaerobaculum umeaense genome containing:
- a CDS encoding KOW domain-containing RNA-binding protein, with the translated sequence MINTGDIVISIMGHDRGEYYLVIECDNNYIYVADGRLKTLDKPKKKNIKHIRRLGKSDEFIDIKNSGDNFNDVKLKYLLKKWRNKCLNQTL
- the infA gene encoding translation initiation factor IF-1; translation: MSKSDVIEIEGTVVEKLPNAMFQVELENGHQVLAHISGKLRMNYIRILPGDKVTIELSPYDLTKGRIIWRDK
- the rpmJ gene encoding 50S ribosomal protein L36, whose product is MKVRSSVKPICEKCKIIKRKGSIRVICENPKHKQRQG
- the rpsM gene encoding 30S ribosomal protein S13, encoding MARIAGVDLPREKRVEIGLTYIYGIGLTSSKRILKAAGVNPDTRVKDLTDDEVKELAQVISDTQMVEGDLRREIAMNIKRLQEIGCYRGIRHRKNLPVRGQKTKTNARTRKGPRKTVANKKK
- the rpsK gene encoding 30S ribosomal protein S11, which gives rise to MAKNASTKKVTKKRVKKNVERGQAHIQSSFNNTIVTLTDTQGNAISWASAGGLGFRGSKKSTPYAASMAAETAAKAALVHGLKYVDVMVKGPGSGREAAIRALAACGIEVTSIKDVTPVPHNGCRPPKRRRV
- the rpsD gene encoding 30S ribosomal protein S4, whose product is MAINRVPVLKRCRSLGLEPGFLGIDKKSNRDTKRANRKLSEYGLQLREKQKAKFIYGVLEKPFRNYYAKAERMKGQVGENLMILLERRLDNVVFRMGFGRTRKETRQIVDHKHVLVNGKCVNIPSYLVKAGDVIEIKEKAKSSARYKEVVESTAGRIVPAWIDADLENLKGTVKSLPTREEIDVPVDELLIVELYSK
- a CDS encoding DNA-directed RNA polymerase subunit alpha, with translation MFDFEKPNIEIAEISEDKKFGRFICEPLERGYGTTLGNSLRRIMLSSLPGSAVSQVKIDGVLHEFSSIPGVKEDVTEIIMNVKSLAIKNTSNDDEPKVAYIDFDGEGVITAEDIQCDPSIEIINKDQVIATVSEGKFYMELTITNGRGYVSSDKNKGEDTPIGVIAIDSIYTPVERVNLLVENTRVGQMTDFDKLTLDVTTNGTLAPDEAVSLAAKVLSEHLNLFIDLSDNAKTVDVMVEKAEDDKEKVLEMNIDELELSVRSYNCLKRAGINTVEELCSRTSDDMMKVRNLGRKSLEEVLQKLEDLGLHLRESEEA
- a CDS encoding bL17 family ribosomal protein, giving the protein MAKYRKLSKTSSQRKALLRNQVTALLQHGKIVTTEARAKEIRKIVEPLIALAVKEKDNFDLVKVNAKVARKDADGKRVKEVVDGKKVTVYDEVEKEIKKDRPSRLHARSKINAVVYVPTELPSKVAGKKKNTKSVDLAKKLFDEYGPKYADRKGGYTRIVKIGLRKGDAAMEVLLELV
- a CDS encoding MATE family efflux transporter; the encoded protein is MIEKKLRGYILPNILATTGTSCYVLADTIFISMAEGANGITGLNLALPIFAITFAIGAMIGIGSATKYALLKSLGDKKEADKYFSNSFIWSLLFSLPFLILGIFVPDLVLRVFGADEVIEAVTHTYTRIILCLSPFFMLNFTFTSFVRNDNSPRIAMAATLISGIFNIIFDYVLMFPLGMGMAGAALATGLSPIVSMCICMTHYLSKKNSIRFDPILPSLKRLLLACSLGVVAFVGEISNGVITMIFNYILLALVGNIAVAAYGVIANSALVGVAMLNGVSQGLQPVASETYGKAEKKDLKKIFLYSLTVGMIIAGALVVVVMAFAPNIIAAFNSEHSDILAEYATIGIRIYFIGFLPAAFNIIIAGFYSATGRGKESSLIAISRGIVAIIVFALVLSGIFGIIGVWSSFFAAEMFTAILCLILMRKTF
- a CDS encoding RNA polymerase sigma factor produces the protein MLNFVAILEEGSKASSTVDDKLIKDIAKGSMEALHTLYEKTHKSVYAFALSITKNTHDAEDILQDTFLKIYQKAADYTSYDKPMAWIFTIARNFALMKIRDGKKEGSLEDNNDLPEQDFSFVEDLGERIILRTTINKLDDNERTILLLHAVAGLKNREIADLLDMSINTVLSKYNRTIKKMQKYLEEEGF